In Tachyglossus aculeatus isolate mTacAcu1 chromosome X4, mTacAcu1.pri, whole genome shotgun sequence, the DNA window ccaagcgcttagtacagtgctctgcacacagtaagcgctcaataaatatgattgatgatgatgatctctggctAATATCCACCCTAGTATCTGTTCAGTACTCCTGCACCATCTAAGGATTTACAAGCTCTTCTAACACTTTTGTCCACATTCCCTTtctgtccttcttcctcctacatgaCATTTACTTCGAAGTCTGTAGCCACCTCTaatacagtaagctccttgagggcagggatcccatctactgTTCTGCggcactttctcaagcgcttagtaccacgctctgcacacagcaggtattcAGGTACTACTGGCATCTCTGCCCGTCAGAGCGGGAAGATTGCCTTTTCTCAACCCAGATGACTTGGGGCACACTACCTTGAAATCCTCTCCAACATGACGCTTGGCCATAGCGATGGCTTCACTAAAAGAATACTCGAAAAGGACTCAGCCTCCATGGTATCGTTTTAATAAGAAGAGATAGTGGTGGTATCGCTCCTTCTTCAAGAATGTTCCCGTTCTCACTTTTCCTCCCCTTAaatctctgcccccacccccagttaACCATTTAACTGAAATCAGGGCAGTGCCCACTTGAAAGGTGGCTCGTCGCCGGGGGCGGGAAATGGAAGAAACTAAACATCCCACACTTTCTTCTCCAATGGCCAGAGTTCTGTCTTGGTTCTGCACAACTACAGAGGCTAGAACGTAAAGAAGGACAGGGCAAGATTtcaggagagaaatgggggagcAAGAAAGTTGATGAAGTTTACGAGGACACAGACAATGAAGCGGCGACACCTGATGATTGCTCCTGCTAAGCATTACCACAACTTTCCAGCAGCTCCTCTTCTTGCCCCTGAGTTCACTTTTGTCTCCCACACAACACAACCCAGAGCGCAAGACCCACTAGAGGAGAAAAAGTGGGGGAAGatcacctttaaaaaaaatgtttttattcCATCCAAGGTTACCAAAAACATGTATTCTAGCAACACAGCAACATTCAATAGAAGTTTCACTTAAATGCATCATGTAATCACAACAGAGTTATCCAGACAGCTTTTTTTTTTGTGCTTCATCACCTTTAATAATGCAACGTATGAGGAAATTGGCATACCCTTTGCAGAGCACTCACTTTGGAGCAAAGCaaccaggccaaaaaaaaaaaaaatgtaactaTCAAGACAACCGAAGCATTACTAGCCTGCAAAACCTAAGTAAATTTGAATGCTAAAACTCAGGAAAAATAGTTCTGAATATACATTTCACTTTTCTCTACATGAGCAGAAGCTGGATAGTTTATGGAGTAACAAAATCCAATTAGAGTGCCTTTCCTTAAATCTCATCGACCTAAACTTCACTGTGTACCAAAACCCCCCACACACCATTACTTCATCAAAAACACTCACGTATGTTGAATCGGTGTTTTTTCCAACCGGACTGACTTGCCATGAAGAAAGCCCAGCATTTTCCGTTCAACTGCTCCTTCTCTAACCCTCACTTCTATCCTTTGCTATCACAGAATACAGTTTGCTTCAAAAAATGACAAGCTCAAGAACTTGAGTTCTCTGCAGATCCTGATCTACACAGAACCCTATTTTACAACACTGTTCACAAGACAGTTCTAATGATGAGACAGCCAATTAAGATCTGCATATTGAGTAAAGCCAGTTTTGTCCACCCCACCGTCAACAAAAGGAGTAAAAAAAAAGTAGCCAGGACAACAGAAAACAGTATACGGAAGGTTGTGTTGACTACATTGTGCAGACCTGAGGGCTCATACAACCTCTAAGCATGCCTATTAAAGAGACTATAACTTTGTTCTGGAAGCACACGATTGCATTCGATCCTAAGCAACACATACAAGTGGGAGGCTGTGTTGTAACACAAAGGGCACTTTAAAGCTTTTGAAACCAAGTTATTTGATCACAGTTTCTCTTTTCACAACTTGACACCAGGTGGATTTATACGTAAGTTGAAAACTCAGCCTCAGCCGTGAGTATCTACTGCATAACAATCACCCTCTCAAATCCAGCACGTGGTAGTTGGTTAAAGGATTCTTGTAGGTTTGGGTTAACCTAACCTGTTATCAAGCCTAAGAAGTAGAGTAGGTGAGACCAATCCAGCCTCATTAATAAATTGGCAGTTTGGTCTTCATAAGCTGTCGTAAACCAGGGAAGTAGAAGTCCCTTCtattaatattttattaatatagtGCTGAAGAGACATACAACACTAAGCACTcgcctcagaaacctcatctcATTTATTTCACAAAGTGCAATAAGAAGAACACGAATGCGGATCACCTGGAGTGCGGAAAACAGGCTCCGGACAATCTGACGTGGAGTAATCCCATGAGCCAGTGTGCAAGGGACAGCACCACCCTCACAGTGTGCTGCATTTATTCACGCGTGCCGTGTACGTGAGCATGTTAAGTCCCATTTCAAAGAGACACGTTTTCAGAAATGACCCAACAACGTGGGTCTTCCTCATTCGTTTCCAGAAAGAGCTAAGGTTCAAAACCGCCGCCTCATTCCCGTTCTACACAGCTATCTGAAAGCAAGAGGATGTTAAAATGTATAATACGCTTAGTGTTAAAGTCTCCCGTTCTTAGGTTTCAGTGGCTTACTGTGTCTGCGCGATGTTCGTAATATTCCTCACGTGTCGATTTATGATACATTTTTTGCTTTCGGTGTGATGCTGTACAAATGGATGGCATTTTCCTTTAAAGCTTTGATACCGGAAAGCAGCCTTATAGTGCAAAGGCTGTTCGGGATTCTATCTATCTACCCTTCAGTTGGTGACAGAAGGTTTATCTGTCTGTTTAATCGGATACACTGCACTTAGATGTACACATCTTTTCAAAAACACCTGGTTAACCAATCCCATGCAATTATTAATAAACTGATTGTCAATGATCCGTGCTAATACATATACAGCAGTAGCAAAGCATACAGAGATAATATACGGGCTCAAAACCTGGAAAAGAATTATCATTCCGATAGGAAGAGGACCAGCCATCCTCTCCTTGATGCAAACAGTCCCATGTTAAACAACTGAAGACAACCTGTCATTGACACGCACAGAGGAGTTTACTGATCAATCCAATTTTCCAAAACATGCTTTCCTGAATATTCTGATCTCTCTCAAGAGGAGACAGAAAGGTTGTTTTCATTCTAACAATTAACCTGGAAGAAAAAACAGAGAGATTTTTGATTCCACTCCTTGGATATTTTCCATCCATGTCACCAATTAACTGAGTCTGGCAACAACCCCTAAAGTTTACATTTTAAATAACGTCTGACCATAGATCTTAAAATTCAGACTGATAGTACATTATATAATGGTACTAATACAAAATTAGGCTCCCTGGCATATGGTGAAAATACCTGGAGAAATTTTTACTTTGGACTACGTTCAGGTAAAATCTGATTACGTGATCTTGAATTATTGGAACCACCAATTCTCCAAAAGGGGATACTTTGGGTAGcgtgttaaaaaaaagaaaaagttcccAAGGCAGATTCAAGAATTGAATGAGGTTAGGTAAATGCCTAAGAAAGGCACACCTTGTTTTGTTCACAACTAGAACTTTATCTGAGTTATTCTCAGGCTCAACAAGTTTGGACAATTGGCTCTGAAGTAATGTACAATAGGTGACTAAGCCAAAGGAAGGGAACAATTGGCTTAAAACTAAACACTGTGTTCTGGGTTTTACATGTTACGAGCCTAGAAAAAGACTGGGTTGCAAAACAATTGACCAATTTGAAATTGAAATTCAAGAAGGAAAACAGATGGAGgcgatgggggggtggaggggggaaagacATGAAATTGACATGGATTGAATTTCAAGTTGGACAACCAGCTAGGAAAATATAAATCCTTTGCTGATTAAGCATTGAGAAGATTTGAAAGTTTAATAGGCAACCTTAGGAGACCAGATCTAATAAATTAGAGATTCAAATCTCCTTTCTTTGACGAAGTCCGATGTTTCAAGTAAAATTTATATTTAAGGACTTtttgacagaaagagaaagagaaaatcaaAAGTAAAGCAGAAAAGTTCTCATCCGGCAGTCAAACCAGAACTTCAGAAGGTTCAGAAAAATGTCAAGTTTTAAAATGTTCCGGGTGGCAAAATACTTTGTGAACGTATATCAACAGCTTAACTCCATTGCTTCTCGAGCATAAGATGGTGAAAGCCTGATTgggtaatgggaggaacacaatctgGGCAATGCACTTCACCATGCTCATTTGGTTTCAAAACCTCGAAGGTAGAAGCTAGCTGGAGACTTTGAACCTGATAAAACAGTTTCTTTTCTTTCGCTTCTGTCCCGCTCAACTCTGATAGGATTCCCTTTTCTATTATTGCTGTAAGGAGGGAAGCCTGAAGCCCCAAGATAAGCCTCTGGCCTCAAAGATCCTTTTCCCATTTGCTCATGGCAGTCTGAATAGAGAAATTCCCAAACAGCATAATTTTCAGGAAAATTTTTTTTAGCTGATTAGAAACCCTGACAGACCCTACTGGTAATGACCACAATTAGAAAGATGGATGGTGTTGACCTTACCAACGTTACTCCAAATTTAACCTGTTCTCTGGAAAGTTTCTTTGCTCACAGTTCCCTACTTCTCAGCTCGACTCAAAACACTCTCTGGCATTTTAGCCCACAAGCTCCCAGAATTTAACTGAAATCTTGTAAGGGGTCTTATGCGGCTGAGCACTGACGCTTGGATGGCATTTTTCACAAAAGCTTTAGCAAGAATTCATAAGTTGCATTGATTATGCCCCAGGAAATGAGGGAGCGATGATAATTCAGATGGGCCCCTCTGAAAAGATGCGTCAGTTTCCTGTCACGCTCTAGCCAGATTTTTTGGAAAACTTCGGGGAAAGACCGAAATTCCCCACCGATCTGAGACTGCATGCGAGCCTTTACGACATTTATCGGGAAAAACAGGAATCCCAACATGGCTCCCAACAGCCCTCCACAGATAAAATCATTAACCATGTGAGCACCGTAAGAAGTCGCTTCAGGCAAACGCTCTTTGATGGGCCCTCGCAGGCCAAAAAACAGTACATTGCTGGGTCCGTTTCGGCAAAGGATGGGTATCAAACCACGATAATATTCTTGAATGCCATAGCTTCGCAGAACCTTAAAAGCCTGGAAAGTGTTTGTAAACTTGTCGTGGTGCTTGTAGTCTTGAAGCAAGGTCTGAACACGTTCCAGCGGCGTCAAAACTGCTTCGGTCGTTCCAGCGAGCAGAGCGGCCACACTGCGAGTGAGAAGTTCCGGAGCGTTTACGTGCCCGAGGAGCAGACTAGAGAAATCCTCATACAGACCAAACATAAGTGCCAGGGTTGTAGTCTTCTGTATTAGCGGGGGCAGGATTCCACGATACAAGTTTCGGAATCCATCTTTCTGCAACTGACATATTGCATCTCTTGTCTTAAGTCCATAGAGCTGCTGCCGAAAGAGGACCTTCTGAATGGGGTAGGTGATTGCTATATTGTTGAAAGCTGCACAGCAGCCACAAAAGTAATGTTTTAATGAATTCACTTTGGTAATGTGATGTGGTTTATCTTGCATTGAACTCGGCAGGATTTGTCGCCTCTTTTCATGAGCTTCTGAATCCATCATATTGCTTAATAGCTTCTTCAAGTGGGTGGGATTTTCTTTTTCTACATCAAAAGACAGAAAACACGAACAAACCTGAACATATGGCTTAATCCTTAAATCCTGAACTCACAACATCCTCTCCTTAAAATGCGACTTCAATTCCATTTGCTCCTTCCGCCTGCTGCTGTCAGTTTAGAACCGGCCAGGTGGGCTAGTCGTCTGGTTTTCGGTCGATCTGTTCCCTGACCGCCGGGAACGGCTTAGATCCATCCGGCATTTTTACGTACAGCGCCCAGCCTCCCTCAACCTCAGCTCCTGCCGCTGAGTTCCACGGCTCAGAAGCGGCACCCGGGTTCACAGGGACCTGGGGAGGGGAACACAAAGTTtctggggtggtggtggagggaggggagggaaggtaggGATCCCCTCCAAGAAAGGTAAGCTTGGcacacttctgcaaaatggatgTGTACCATATACATCTGTTTGTCTGGTACTATAAGGGCCATCAGTAGCCACCCTAACAACAGTACGTGTCCTTAGAAAGACCAAACTCACACCCTAGCATACTGATGCATAGGTTCAtggagggggtgggcggggggaagagtggggaggaagaagagatgggcTTTTTTTAACTATTCTGCAGTCCAAaaaagccattttttaaaaaatacctccCCTCAAACCTTTCTTGCTTTTAAAACAGCAAAAATGTAAATGGAGGGATTTTTAGTGGGGCAAAAGAGCATGACCAATTGCCTAGTTCAAGTCCAGTTCAATTTAGACTTTATTGTTGCTGCCTCCAAGCTTCGGTGTTAAACTCAACTCGAGAGAAAGAGATTTAACAGAAATTTGTGCAACAAAAAATAAGCTAATTTTTCCTACCACAAGTGCCACAGGAATGTTTCCACTAGGTGTCAGGAAAAGAGATCTGCTTAAAAAACTGTTACACAAAATGAACTATACATCACTCTCACAATAATCAATTCCTCCACACAGGTTCTGGGTCCCTAATCAGACCCATGGCTCATCTGTTGTTTCCAACTATCACCACAGTTTAGCTGTGGGATACTCTGACCACATTATAAGGGCACATTTGACCTCAAGAGCCAAATCTGAAATATAAAAACTGGTTTGCTTTTCGTAATCCTTCCTCTCTAATAATGTCCGAACAGTCTGGTCAGTCTTACAGTTATTGCTACCTTGAATTGGTTTACCTAATGAAAGAAGCCcttgggttttttggggttttttttttcccatttaggGAAGTATTTTCTCAAACTGAAGATCATGTTAGGGTTCGGCAGCGGGGATTCAAGGAGAGAGGAGGCTAGTAGTAGGGCTCTTCCTTTCTTAGGATCGACAGTGCTCTCCCTTTAATCACCtcctccattcatttaatcatatttattgagtgcttactgtgtgcagagcactgcactaggcacttggaaagtacaattcagcaacagatagagacaatccctacccaacaatgggctctggcACTTTCTCCAGGAGGGAGAGCCTAAGGAAAGAGGAAACACCTTCCTATTCAACGCCATGAACAACTTGCCAGTTTTCTCTGATTTTATTTATAAAACCAATTCTTCCAGTAACACAGGTTTTCAAACACAACTTGGATAGAATACAATGAAAGAATAGGGGAACAAAGCTGTGATCTGGTTAGAACTACACCTAGGCCAGGAATGCTATTTCAAGCAATTGGACAGGTCCTGTTGCGAATCAGCCATTACATATAAAAGCATTACCAATTGCTAGGATTTAAAAATAATTGCTTATTAGAAACAACTTTAGgcagtggaagaaaaaaaaaaggtttccctGTGGTACTAATGACCACTGTTAAGTGTCAGAGACACTAGTAAAGGTGACAAGTTTTTGCCTTCTGAAGCCTTGTGGCTTTTTTTCTTGAATTTTTCCCAAAACAGTAGAAGTCCTGTAGTATTTCAATTTTTCTTCCCCAAACCATCATCCCACTAATCCCCACTGAAACAACTGGCGGCAACATGATCTTTGGTTAACAAAGGAGGTTTGCATAAGCACAACTACTAGATGGTAGTAGTAATGCCCGTTTGGTCAGCCCCTGTTATTGTTTGCCACCTTACCAGAAGAACATGCCCAatctgccctcctcttccctctccccacctgggcAATGATTAAGAAATCAACGGTACATGGTTCTTAGAGAAATTACTACTACAGCGTGTCACATTTTTGAGGAGACCCCCTGAACAGAACCAAAGAAGATGAACTGGGAAGGCAACTCGATTTACaaatgaatccctgctctgccgctgtgtgaccttggacaagtcacttcacttctctgtgcttcagttacctcatctgtgaaatggggattaagactatgaaccccatgtgggacagggactgggtccaacctttcattcattcattcatatttactgagcgcttactgtgtgcataacactgtactaagtacctgggagagtacaatataacaataaacagatcatttcctgcccacaacgagcttgcagtctagaggaggactaatacaacctgattagcttgtatctaccccagtgcttagtacagtgcctggcacatagaaaatgcttaacaaatatcaaagaaAAGGCAAAGTTTGATGAACTAAGAGTAATCTCATTCAGAGGAATCATTGCTCAACAGAGACTTCAAAGTTCAACAATCATTTGAAAATGCCAAAACAGATGAAGTCGTGGTTTCCCTACCGCTTCAagaaaaatatttattattaatacagttgaAGACCAGAATGGAGAAAAGTTCAAAGATGCAGAGGTGTTCAGAAGGAATTCACCTGCTACAAGATGTTTTAAGAAAAGAAGGCTCAAGTTGgacaattttttaaatggtatttgttaagtgcttattacgtgctaagtgctggg includes these proteins:
- the SLC25A51 gene encoding mitochondrial nicotinamide adenine dinucleotide transporter SLC25A51 is translated as MMDSEAHEKRRQILPSSMQDKPHHITKVNSLKHYFCGCCAAFNNIAITYPIQKVLFRQQLYGLKTRDAICQLQKDGFRNLYRGILPPLIQKTTTLALMFGLYEDFSSLLLGHVNAPELLTRSVAALLAGTTEAVLTPLERVQTLLQDYKHHDKFTNTFQAFKVLRSYGIQEYYRGLIPILCRNGPSNVLFFGLRGPIKERLPEATSYGAHMVNDFICGGLLGAMLGFLFFPINVVKARMQSQIGGEFRSFPEVFQKIWLERDRKLTHLFRGAHLNYHRSLISWGIINATYEFLLKLL